One region of Bacillus pumilus genomic DNA includes:
- a CDS encoding SpaA isopeptide-forming pilin-related protein: MDVLKRILSLALIAVLVIQSSILGILPLAGAQAKESQENIYGDIEFADSEGNKLSNMEDQQVRKAIVHWSIKGIDLKKQYPYVLTLPSAIQVEKEQKEPITVGDILVGEYTVSKQNEVTVIFKEDVELDPNLEGSINIDVTSIAEPKEKTKQNEREESLPKDDSTSSEKDDKNQEAAQTKQSDEDELLKNKVNVSKRVGLQSVSKQMLIQENLLTDAKLIFEDQEGNSVDKPDINSLISINYEWAIPNGHSYNGGDEFHFKVPEELVIYEKIDRLEMKFNQVTIGYFSVDESGNASIEFTDFIKQYSNIHGTLQVWTQLDQKTVITEEKEVVITPIEGKDTISIPIQYIPNGPNVSKKGEPNRSYNAETIQWTVDFNMDLDDVKQARLLDPIQEGQALKKDSIKLYRVDTKLNGETSLGQLLDENHYTIGQTADGQDFTIEFKDDVHLAYRLMYETDITNQDQSAFRNKASLVSADKVISSAEGTVNVTRGSPLNKKAAHYDPVTQTITWEIRYNYNEKKIAEKDALLEDFFNGTQALISDSIQVKEVTIDQDGKESGTKAFGNYVVQPQKKDEQNGFTLQFNQDIQSAYLITYQTKATERIFEAEEIINTVTAGKESKQGKQRIDQQILTKNHGTPNYKNKTIPWRITFNKDQQTMNNVILKDTFTNEGLTLQKDSLKVTTGNTVLEEGTDYQIVEHANGFDIQFMKEIKTEHTVTYTTSFDYEKRADKDQKNLRNHVKLEWVNEDGKDLTKENQSVFTPDTYTQSNGFKNGTYDAKKKEITWNIGVNYNLKHLEEAKIEDFIQGNQRLLKDSITVYSLDLQGGENGAEEKEVLAKEHYDIKFLENEKGESGFEVIFKHAIDSPYKITYQTSVEGMDLVQKTYENKATLFDGKTKESDVNAVVSIPNGGKYTSKSGNQQGKVIDWKLNINFGQSTVQDATIIDHPSSNQAIIENSFHLYSTTIDEKGQVTKKEELEKGKDYELDLEFDPDSFQIKFKEEITRPYILEYQSLILDKVGSTLQNEVTFRGENVKEIKKESEASIVVKRTAGMGDGTGAIGALTIKKVDASSGKALKGASFSLTDAASGIVIGTKTTDEEGALRFDRLLYGDYIVTEEKAPDGYIKTKEPINVTIDQPYESGDQAKTGNSMTVQNQEIRQHVQLTKKDKETGAVLENAEFELKNESGDTVQTHLKTDDKGEILFKHLEPGSYYFVETNAPKGYQLNQQKWPFTIKENQTETTIVTAVNDIIKGSAELSKIGEGGERLEGAQFKLLDQDGHELNGSLVTGENGKITINELRPGTYQLIETKAPDGYVLDETPIKFEVPLDPTEPVIISQKNLYETSALEVMKEGEDGKKLQGVRFEITDQNDEVVRKDLTTDKDGKLLVDNLKPGKYQLVETESIDGYQKKNKPYPFTIEIAQKTPAEIKVINDLKTGAVQLTKLGEKNEALEGAEFKLVDANGKEMKTGLVTDQNGEIIVNDLKPGTYQFVETKAPFGHELDETPVTFAIPFNPEKLVSVTKENSRTTGGVLLHKKGEEGKSLEGVVFDLSDAKGKIVAGGEGITTNQDGKITFTGLKPGTYQFVERKSLEGYELSAKPLVFEVELGQKEWIQVEAINQLKKGSVELTKIGEEKERLKGAEFTLFNDDGKELMSGLTTNEKGIITVHDLKPGAYQLVETKAPFGHKLDAEPVDFQIDFNPNQLVKVTKENVRMTSAVQLQKKGEDGQLLNGVTFDLLDEHDQRIKKDLKTDQNGQLTVDQLKPGTYQFVETASIAGYELDQTPVSFKIRLGQDKPAKVEMINKLTPGAVELTKVDDEGHTLENAEFALLSKEGKTLKKSLVTDQKGKLLINDLKPGEYQFVETKAPHGYQLDKQPILFTIEKNQQKPLQLTAKNHLILGSLRIIKVDQQTDRTLKGAAFDIRTKTGKTIKSVTTGKDGEAIVKGLKPGEYTLTETKAPNGYVALKKPLAFTIQMGEVEIKTLIVKNAPVKNEEDHTNPPASPKGDQHPPHDSNGELPKTGEEWLRYLMYAGILLAASGTVLLVVRRRTIQ; encoded by the coding sequence GTGGATGTATTGAAAAGAATATTGTCATTGGCTCTCATCGCGGTGTTAGTCATACAGTCTAGTATATTAGGAATCTTGCCTTTAGCAGGGGCACAAGCAAAAGAAAGCCAAGAAAACATTTATGGAGATATTGAGTTTGCTGATAGCGAAGGAAACAAGTTATCAAACATGGAAGATCAGCAAGTCAGAAAGGCAATTGTCCATTGGTCGATAAAAGGAATCGATCTAAAAAAACAATATCCGTATGTTCTCACTCTTCCTTCAGCCATACAGGTAGAGAAGGAACAGAAGGAACCCATTACTGTGGGTGACATACTTGTTGGTGAGTATACCGTTTCAAAACAAAATGAAGTGACGGTCATATTTAAAGAAGATGTTGAACTTGATCCAAATTTAGAAGGATCAATAAACATAGATGTCACCAGTATAGCTGAGCCAAAAGAGAAAACAAAGCAAAACGAGCGTGAAGAAAGCCTTCCAAAAGATGACTCAACCTCATCTGAAAAAGACGATAAGAATCAAGAAGCCGCTCAAACGAAACAAAGCGATGAAGATGAATTACTAAAAAACAAAGTGAACGTATCTAAGCGTGTAGGGCTGCAAAGTGTTTCAAAACAAATGCTGATACAAGAAAATCTCCTCACTGATGCGAAATTAATATTTGAAGATCAGGAAGGAAATTCAGTTGATAAGCCTGACATCAACTCGCTTATTTCCATTAACTATGAGTGGGCGATCCCAAATGGTCATAGCTATAATGGCGGGGATGAATTCCATTTCAAGGTTCCAGAGGAATTAGTGATTTATGAAAAAATCGATCGTCTCGAGATGAAATTTAATCAGGTAACCATTGGTTATTTTTCTGTAGATGAGAGCGGAAATGCCTCCATCGAATTCACTGACTTTATCAAACAATATTCAAATATCCATGGAACACTTCAAGTGTGGACGCAATTAGATCAAAAAACAGTCATTACTGAAGAAAAAGAAGTGGTCATTACCCCGATTGAAGGCAAAGATACGATATCGATCCCGATTCAATACATTCCAAATGGTCCAAACGTCTCTAAAAAGGGAGAACCAAATCGATCTTACAATGCTGAAACCATTCAATGGACAGTCGATTTTAATATGGACTTAGACGATGTGAAACAAGCGAGACTTTTAGATCCGATTCAAGAAGGTCAAGCGTTAAAGAAAGATTCAATCAAGCTTTATCGTGTTGATACAAAGCTAAATGGTGAAACATCGCTTGGTCAGCTGCTTGACGAAAACCACTACACAATTGGCCAAACAGCAGATGGTCAAGATTTCACGATTGAATTTAAAGATGACGTGCATCTAGCTTACCGTTTAATGTATGAAACGGACATTACGAATCAAGATCAGTCTGCGTTTCGTAATAAAGCGTCCCTTGTCTCTGCTGATAAAGTGATTAGTTCAGCAGAAGGAACAGTGAATGTGACAAGAGGCAGTCCTTTAAATAAAAAAGCCGCCCACTACGATCCAGTCACACAAACAATTACGTGGGAAATTCGTTACAACTATAACGAAAAAAAGATTGCTGAAAAGGATGCTTTGTTAGAAGACTTCTTTAATGGCACACAGGCGCTGATTTCTGATTCAATTCAAGTCAAGGAAGTCACAATTGATCAGGATGGCAAAGAATCAGGAACAAAAGCGTTTGGAAATTATGTGGTTCAACCTCAAAAAAAGGATGAACAAAACGGGTTTACCTTGCAATTCAATCAAGATATTCAATCGGCTTATCTCATCACATATCAAACAAAAGCAACCGAGCGGATTTTCGAAGCTGAAGAGATTATCAATACTGTAACAGCTGGCAAAGAGAGCAAACAAGGGAAGCAAAGAATTGATCAACAAATTCTAACGAAAAATCATGGAACACCGAATTACAAGAACAAGACCATTCCATGGCGTATCACCTTCAACAAAGATCAACAAACCATGAACAACGTGATATTAAAAGATACGTTTACAAACGAAGGATTGACGCTGCAAAAAGATAGTTTAAAAGTGACAACAGGTAATACAGTGCTTGAAGAAGGCACAGATTATCAAATCGTTGAACATGCAAATGGATTTGATATTCAATTTATGAAAGAAATCAAGACAGAACATACCGTCACATATACAACGTCTTTTGATTATGAAAAAAGAGCAGATAAAGATCAAAAGAACCTGCGTAATCATGTAAAGCTTGAATGGGTAAATGAAGATGGCAAGGATTTGACGAAGGAAAATCAATCTGTCTTCACGCCTGACACATACACGCAGTCAAATGGGTTCAAGAACGGAACATATGATGCAAAGAAAAAAGAGATCACATGGAATATCGGTGTGAACTATAACTTGAAACATTTAGAAGAGGCGAAAATCGAGGATTTCATTCAAGGAAATCAGCGTTTGCTTAAAGATTCAATCACCGTCTACTCGCTTGATTTACAAGGCGGGGAAAATGGAGCGGAAGAAAAAGAGGTATTAGCGAAAGAACATTATGACATCAAATTCCTTGAAAATGAAAAAGGAGAATCAGGCTTCGAAGTCATTTTCAAACATGCCATTGATTCCCCATACAAAATCACGTATCAAACAAGTGTTGAAGGAATGGATTTAGTACAGAAAACCTACGAAAATAAAGCGACCCTTTTTGATGGAAAGACGAAAGAATCAGACGTGAATGCTGTGGTGTCCATTCCAAATGGAGGGAAATACACGAGCAAATCAGGAAATCAACAAGGGAAAGTCATTGATTGGAAACTGAATATCAACTTTGGTCAATCAACAGTCCAAGATGCGACGATTATAGACCATCCGAGCAGTAACCAAGCGATAATAGAAAACTCATTTCATCTCTATTCGACGACAATAGATGAAAAGGGGCAAGTGACCAAAAAGGAAGAGCTGGAAAAAGGGAAGGACTATGAACTAGACCTTGAATTCGATCCAGATTCTTTTCAAATCAAATTTAAAGAAGAAATCACGAGACCATATATTTTAGAATACCAATCTCTCATTTTAGATAAGGTGGGAAGTACACTTCAAAACGAAGTAACGTTTAGAGGTGAAAATGTAAAAGAAATCAAAAAGGAATCCGAAGCCTCAATTGTGGTCAAACGCACCGCTGGTATGGGAGATGGCACAGGAGCGATTGGCGCTTTAACCATTAAAAAGGTAGATGCGAGTAGTGGAAAAGCGCTAAAAGGAGCAAGCTTTTCTCTGACTGATGCTGCGAGCGGTATCGTCATTGGAACAAAGACAACAGATGAAGAAGGAGCTCTTCGATTTGATCGTCTTCTATATGGTGACTATATCGTGACAGAAGAGAAAGCACCTGATGGTTATATTAAGACGAAGGAACCAATCAATGTAACGATTGATCAGCCCTACGAATCAGGAGATCAAGCGAAAACAGGAAATAGCATGACGGTGCAAAACCAAGAAATCCGCCAGCATGTCCAGTTAACGAAAAAAGACAAAGAGACGGGTGCGGTATTAGAGAATGCAGAATTTGAACTGAAAAATGAATCTGGAGATACCGTCCAAACCCATTTGAAAACGGACGATAAAGGAGAAATCCTTTTCAAACATCTTGAGCCAGGTTCCTATTATTTTGTTGAGACAAACGCACCGAAAGGCTATCAATTAAATCAGCAAAAATGGCCGTTCACAATCAAAGAAAATCAAACAGAAACAACGATTGTCACTGCAGTAAATGACATCATCAAAGGCTCTGCTGAATTGAGCAAAATAGGTGAAGGCGGAGAGAGACTAGAAGGTGCACAGTTCAAGCTCTTAGATCAAGACGGGCATGAGCTAAATGGTTCGCTTGTTACAGGAGAAAATGGCAAGATCACGATAAACGAACTAAGACCGGGTACGTATCAGCTCATTGAAACAAAAGCACCTGATGGTTATGTATTAGATGAAACACCAATCAAATTTGAAGTACCACTCGATCCAACAGAACCAGTCATCATTTCACAAAAGAACCTATATGAAACAAGTGCATTAGAAGTGATGAAAGAAGGGGAAGATGGTAAGAAGCTTCAAGGTGTTCGATTTGAAATCACGGATCAAAATGACGAAGTTGTACGTAAAGATTTGACAACAGATAAAGATGGGAAGCTTTTGGTCGATAACCTCAAACCGGGCAAATATCAGCTTGTCGAGACAGAGAGTATTGATGGTTATCAAAAGAAAAATAAACCTTATCCGTTTACCATCGAAATCGCACAAAAAACACCGGCAGAGATCAAAGTGATCAATGATCTCAAAACTGGAGCTGTCCAGCTCACGAAGCTTGGTGAAAAGAATGAAGCGCTTGAAGGAGCAGAATTCAAGCTTGTAGATGCAAATGGAAAAGAGATGAAAACAGGTCTCGTCACTGATCAGAACGGGGAAATCATCGTCAACGATCTTAAACCTGGAACCTATCAGTTTGTTGAAACGAAGGCTCCATTCGGTCATGAGCTTGACGAAACACCTGTCACTTTTGCTATTCCATTTAACCCTGAGAAGCTGGTCAGTGTGACAAAAGAAAATAGCCGTACAACAGGTGGAGTGCTGTTACACAAAAAAGGCGAAGAGGGGAAATCATTAGAAGGGGTTGTCTTTGATCTATCTGATGCCAAAGGAAAGATAGTGGCAGGAGGAGAAGGGATTACAACCAATCAGGATGGAAAAATCACCTTCACAGGTCTAAAACCTGGAACCTATCAATTTGTTGAAAGAAAGAGTCTTGAAGGCTATGAATTGAGTGCGAAACCACTTGTCTTTGAAGTTGAATTAGGTCAAAAAGAATGGATTCAAGTGGAGGCGATCAATCAGCTCAAGAAAGGTTCTGTAGAACTCACAAAAATAGGGGAAGAAAAGGAAAGATTGAAAGGCGCAGAATTTACACTTTTCAATGACGATGGTAAAGAATTGATGTCAGGTTTAACAACCAACGAAAAAGGCATCATCACTGTCCACGATTTGAAACCAGGTGCTTATCAATTGGTTGAAACGAAGGCTCCTTTTGGACATAAACTTGATGCAGAACCAGTAGACTTTCAGATTGATTTCAATCCAAATCAACTGGTGAAAGTGACAAAAGAAAATGTTCGGATGACTAGTGCTGTGCAGCTTCAGAAAAAAGGAGAAGATGGTCAGTTGCTCAATGGAGTGACCTTCGATCTGCTTGATGAGCACGATCAACGTATAAAGAAAGACTTAAAGACAGACCAAAACGGTCAACTAACAGTCGATCAACTGAAGCCAGGAACCTATCAATTTGTCGAAACAGCGAGCATTGCCGGCTATGAATTGGATCAGACACCTGTCTCATTTAAGATTCGTTTAGGTCAAGACAAACCAGCCAAAGTAGAAATGATTAACAAGCTGACGCCGGGAGCAGTGGAACTGACCAAAGTGGATGATGAGGGACATACGCTGGAAAATGCAGAGTTTGCTCTTCTAAGTAAAGAAGGGAAAACGTTGAAGAAATCACTTGTAACCGATCAAAAAGGAAAGCTTCTCATCAACGATCTAAAACCGGGAGAATATCAATTCGTTGAAACGAAAGCACCTCATGGCTATCAATTGGATAAACAGCCGATCCTGTTCACAATTGAGAAAAATCAGCAGAAGCCGCTTCAATTAACAGCGAAGAATCACTTGATCTTAGGAAGTCTGCGTATCATAAAGGTAGACCAGCAGACAGATAGAACTTTAAAAGGTGCTGCCTTTGACATTCGTACAAAAACCGGGAAAACCATAAAATCTGTGACAACAGGAAAAGACGGAGAAGCCATTGTTAAAGGGCTTAAACCTGGTGAATATACACTCACAGAGACGAAAGCTCCAAATGGTTATGTAGCTTTAAAGAAACCACTCGCTTTTACAATTCAAATGGGCGAAGTGGAGATCAAGACATTGATTGTGAAAAATGCTCCAGTGAAGAATGAAGAGGACCACACGAATCCTCCAGCCTCACCTAAAGGGGATCAACATCCACCTCATGACTCAAACGGTGAGCTGCCAAAGACTGGAGAAGAATGGCTGCGTTACTTGATGTATGCAGGGATTTTACTAGCAGCTTCTGGAACTGTTCTTCTTGTTGTCAGAAGAAGAACCATTCAGTAA
- a CDS encoding helix-turn-helix domain-containing protein: MELIDNKSKRWINILKLLVSKNKWWSLQEISNEHIGSVRAIQSDLEQMKSFKTENGEPLIHIKPRQGISICYTQTIRVDYYIKEILKDTIEIRLIDGIFFEQNRSFYEWMDTLNISRSTLYNTIHKINSILISYDIELRPDSMQFHGNEKEIRQFFVEFLFEVYGSRLWPFDDIQKQDAVDLLQELFQVLEVNVPDVAIDKYCLWFAVSIHRMRKNFTISRKYTYSMKEEKQTSVAKGIYDQIQTWEEHICRMTKDVFDVTLDHHEFVFLLLIEPAIGHFKSIETVEEKLTFFQSHTPRLYDAIHSFINQLESIFHQEIANRKVMTLILLQYYVYSNEITVRDGFLFKKKSSYLSEVKKQFPYFYSRITHIIQELKTDDILGSFVKNERELIRMITSSWRGLVHLEMERRNALNIFVISTLGYYHSLFIADLIKLSVPPLIHIFTSPENTLNDVTMDQLGIDMIVTDTELPIQFGRSTLLISSFPTKKELDNLHSRLVDLTG; encoded by the coding sequence ATGGAGCTCATTGATAATAAATCAAAGAGATGGATAAACATTTTAAAACTGCTTGTATCTAAAAATAAGTGGTGGAGCCTTCAAGAGATATCGAATGAACATATCGGTTCGGTTCGTGCCATCCAAAGCGATTTAGAACAAATGAAATCGTTCAAAACAGAGAACGGTGAGCCGTTAATCCACATAAAGCCAAGACAAGGCATCTCCATTTGTTATACACAGACGATACGAGTGGACTACTATATCAAGGAAATTTTAAAAGATACGATTGAAATTCGATTGATTGATGGCATTTTTTTCGAACAAAACAGGTCCTTCTATGAATGGATGGACACGCTTAATATCAGTAGATCCACATTGTACAACACCATTCATAAAATCAATTCCATTCTTATCTCTTATGACATTGAATTGCGCCCAGATAGTATGCAGTTCCATGGAAATGAGAAGGAGATTCGTCAATTCTTTGTTGAATTTTTGTTTGAAGTGTATGGAAGCCGGCTTTGGCCATTCGATGATATTCAAAAGCAAGATGCAGTTGATTTATTACAGGAGCTATTTCAGGTGCTAGAAGTCAATGTGCCAGATGTGGCGATAGATAAATACTGCCTATGGTTTGCCGTTTCCATTCACCGAATGAGGAAAAATTTCACAATAAGCCGTAAATATACGTACTCAATGAAAGAGGAAAAACAAACTTCTGTAGCCAAAGGGATCTATGATCAAATCCAAACATGGGAAGAGCATATTTGCCGAATGACCAAAGACGTATTTGATGTGACGCTGGATCATCATGAATTTGTCTTTTTGCTATTGATTGAACCAGCTATTGGACACTTTAAATCAATTGAAACTGTCGAAGAAAAATTGACGTTCTTTCAGTCACATACCCCACGACTTTATGATGCCATTCATTCATTTATCAACCAATTGGAGTCGATTTTTCATCAAGAAATAGCGAATCGCAAGGTGATGACACTCATTCTTCTCCAATATTATGTGTATTCCAATGAAATTACCGTGAGAGATGGGTTCCTTTTCAAAAAGAAATCGAGCTATTTATCAGAGGTGAAAAAACAGTTTCCTTACTTCTATTCGAGGATTACTCATATCATCCAAGAGCTAAAAACAGACGATATCCTCGGTTCTTTTGTGAAAAATGAACGTGAATTGATTCGTATGATTACGTCTTCCTGGAGAGGACTTGTTCATTTGGAGATGGAACGGAGAAACGCGCTGAACATTTTTGTTATTTCAACATTAGGCTATTATCATAGCTTGTTTATTGCTGATTTAATTAAATTAAGCGTGCCTCCTCTCATTCACATTTTCACAAGTCCAGAGAATACATTAAATGATGTCACGATGGATCAGCTTGGGATTGATATGATTGTGACTGATACTGAGCTTCCGATTCAATTCGGGCGGTCTACGCTGCTGATTAGCTCTTTTCCAACAAAGAAAGAATTGGACAACTTGCACTCAAGATTGGTTGATCTGACAGGCTAA
- the thrS gene encoding threonine--tRNA ligase, protein MREKMVKIQFPDGKIKEFSAGTTVADIASYISPSLRKKAVAGKINEQMVDVSHQLESDARLSIVTLDSKEGLEVLRHSSAHVLAQAVKRLYDNVTLGIGPVIENGFYYDMKLNQTLSVEDLAAIEKEMENIINENHHIQRKEISYEEAESMFAHDPYKLDILKRLPSEEAITVYQQGEFIDLCRGPHLPSTGFVKSFKLTRVAGAYWRGDSHQDVLQRVYGVAFQHPKQLANYLHFIEEASKRDHRKLGKQLSLFMFSEEAPGMPFYLPKGQIVRNELMAFSREVRNKAQYEEVSTPFMMNQELWEKSGHWDHYHENMYFSEVDHTSFALKPMNCPGHMLMFKNNLYSYRDLPIRMAEFGQVHRHEFSGALNGLFRVRTFCQDDAHIFLREDQIEAEIKRIFQLVDHVYRTFGFEYSVELSTRPEKALGDDAIWDISESALKNVLDRLKVDYQLNEGDGAFYGPKIDFHIKDALQRSHQCATIQLDFQMPEKFDLTYINEKNEKVRPVVIHSAIFGSLDRFFGILIEHFAGAFPLWLAPVQVQIIPVTTVHLDHCLEVQQQLRKIGIRVTIDERDEKLGYKMREAQMQKIPYIAVIGDTEMQDKSLNIRQHGEKASKQLFIEDFKHLAVQQIQNRTVAQELV, encoded by the coding sequence ATGAGAGAAAAAATGGTGAAGATTCAATTTCCAGATGGAAAGATAAAGGAGTTCTCTGCAGGTACGACTGTCGCAGATATTGCCTCCTATATTAGCCCAAGCTTAAGGAAGAAAGCAGTGGCAGGAAAGATCAATGAACAAATGGTCGATGTCAGTCATCAGCTGGAAAGTGATGCTCGGCTGTCTATTGTCACACTCGATTCAAAAGAAGGCCTTGAAGTGCTGCGCCATTCATCTGCACACGTATTAGCCCAAGCTGTGAAAAGGTTATACGACAATGTCACACTTGGAATCGGGCCTGTTATCGAAAATGGATTTTACTATGACATGAAGCTGAATCAAACATTAAGTGTAGAGGATTTGGCTGCTATTGAAAAAGAAATGGAAAATATCATAAACGAGAATCATCATATCCAAAGAAAGGAGATTTCCTACGAAGAAGCTGAATCGATGTTTGCGCATGATCCATATAAGCTGGATATTTTAAAACGTCTCCCATCTGAAGAAGCCATCACAGTGTATCAGCAAGGTGAATTTATCGACTTATGCCGCGGGCCTCATTTACCTTCTACTGGGTTCGTAAAGTCATTTAAGCTAACACGTGTTGCAGGGGCTTATTGGCGGGGTGATAGTCATCAAGATGTATTGCAGCGAGTGTATGGTGTCGCATTTCAACATCCAAAACAACTAGCTAATTATCTTCATTTCATAGAAGAAGCAAGCAAACGTGATCACCGGAAATTAGGGAAACAATTATCTCTGTTCATGTTTTCGGAAGAAGCGCCAGGTATGCCGTTTTATTTACCAAAAGGTCAGATTGTGAGAAATGAATTAATGGCCTTTTCAAGAGAAGTGCGAAACAAAGCGCAATATGAAGAAGTGAGCACACCGTTTATGATGAACCAAGAGCTATGGGAAAAGTCAGGTCACTGGGATCATTATCATGAAAATATGTATTTCTCAGAAGTAGATCATACAAGCTTTGCTTTAAAACCGATGAATTGTCCAGGGCATATGCTCATGTTTAAAAATAACTTATATTCATACAGAGACCTTCCGATCAGAATGGCTGAGTTCGGTCAGGTGCATCGTCATGAATTTAGCGGAGCATTAAATGGATTGTTCAGGGTCAGAACTTTTTGCCAAGATGATGCCCATATTTTTTTGAGAGAAGATCAAATTGAAGCTGAAATCAAACGGATTTTCCAATTAGTTGATCATGTGTATCGGACATTTGGGTTTGAGTACTCTGTGGAACTATCCACTCGTCCAGAAAAAGCGTTAGGGGATGATGCCATTTGGGATATCTCTGAATCAGCGCTAAAGAATGTGCTTGATCGGCTAAAGGTCGATTACCAGCTAAATGAAGGAGATGGGGCATTTTATGGACCGAAGATCGATTTTCATATAAAAGATGCCTTGCAGCGGAGCCATCAGTGCGCCACAATTCAGCTAGATTTTCAAATGCCTGAGAAATTTGATTTAACATATATCAATGAAAAGAATGAAAAGGTACGACCAGTTGTCATTCACAGTGCCATTTTTGGTTCTCTAGATCGTTTCTTTGGGATTCTCATCGAGCATTTTGCAGGTGCCTTCCCGTTATGGCTGGCACCAGTGCAAGTACAAATCATTCCTGTCACAACGGTTCACCTTGATCATTGCCTCGAGGTGCAGCAGCAATTAAGAAAGATCGGAATCAGAGTCACAATCGATGAACGGGATGAAAAGCTCGGCTATAAAATGAGAGAAGCACAAATGCAAAAAATCCCATATATCGCTGTCATTGGTGATACAGAAATGCAAGACAAATCGCTAAATATTAGACAGCATGGAGAAAAAGCTTCGAAGCAGCTGTTTATCGAGGACTTTAAACATTTGGCAGTTCAGCAAATACAAAACAGAACGGTTGCCCAAGAATTGGTGTGA